The genomic segment CGGTACTTATGGACTTGTTCAGGGCCATGGGTGTTTACTCCTCCGGATGTCTACTCCTCGGGCGCCGGATCAGAAGCGGGCATTGAGCCGGGCGATCTCGTCGTCCAGCGCCTGGACGCTGACCCTGGCCTGGCGGGCCTCGCGGTTCAGTGCGTTGACCTGGCTGCTCCGAAGCCCTTCGAGCTGACTGTCGTGCCGACTGGCGGTCGACCGGAGGTCGGAGAGGTCGGCTTTGCGGGCGATCTTGCGGTTGAGTTCGGTGGAGAGGTCGGTGATGCGCTGGCCGGTTCGATTACCGAGGCTGGTCAGGTCCGACTTGATACGGGTGATATCGGACGCAGCGTTGTTGAGATCCAGCCTGAGTTTTTCAGGATTGCTCAGCGCATCTTTGAGTTTCTTCTCCTCCCACTTCGCCTTGAGATCAAGCTCGGCACTCCAGAGCTTCACGCCGGTGCCGAAACCGGTGAACTCGGTCGAGACTCCGGTGGCGGCAGCCGTGGCACCGACGATGTCCGCCTTGGCGCCGCCGTATTCCATCTTCGTCGTGAAGGACTGGACTGACTCCTCGAGATCTGCAACTCTCTCTTTCAGAGGCTTGTCCTCGGTGTCACCCATGGCTTTACATCTCCTTGAAAGGGTTCAGTCATGACCGGGAATACCGGTACTCAATTTTCCGGCCGCGGAATGTTCGAGTTCGACGTCCCCAAGCACTTGGTCGGGGAGGAATTCTTTATCGAGGCTCACTGCAGGATGTTCGGCCCCGGTTTTGCCATTCACGGCGAGATCCATGAGGACGGCGTCACCAAGCACGAGCACATAGGCTTCGTGCACTGGGGTGACACAACTCATCTGATGATCCCCGGACAGTACGAAAGGCTGGTCGTCAAGGGCGCATCGAGTGACCGTAAAACCGGCCGCTGGAGCCTGGAATGCAAGAGCCTTTCGGAACTCCCCGAACTGTCGTCGGAGAACTCGGCCGGCGCCTCCCGCATGTTCCTCGTACGCGGTGGAGCACAGCGCGCAGACGTCGAATTCGCGGGCGCAGGCTCTGTCCGGCACTTCGATCTCGAAGGCGGCAAGGAACAGGAGCTCGCCTGCAACACCGGCAGCTTCCGCGGAACCATCACCATCCCCGGAGAGGGCGTGGTCGCGATCTCTCAGCCCTTCGGCGGCTGGGGTCCGATGCAGAAGTGGAAACTCACCCTTCGCAGGCGCTGACCCCGTCGGCTCCCCGCCTCAGGTGAAGAAGGCGACCAACTGCTCCGCCGACGGCATGGCGGGCTCGGAGTCAGGCTCGGAGTCAGGCGTCCGCTCCTCGACGCGGCCCTCCGCGGGACGAGGCGTGCCGGGACGTGGCAGTGGTTTCGGGGGGTCCAGGGGTTCCGCGTCCTCGTCGCGGTTGACCGTGGCGAACATCCAGTTCGCTTCGGCCAGTTGGTCCACCACATGGGCCAGCAGATAGTCCCCGATCGACCACTCCGCCCCCTCCCCCTCCGTCTCCCGCGCCACCGCCCCCTCCCGCGGCAGATGCCGGATCAGCACCGCGAGCCGCCGGGAGGAGAGCCGGCCCCGGTGCCAGTCCAGGAGGTCGAGGCCGTAGAAGCGGAGCAGGTCGGCCTCAAGAGCCTCGGCGTGTTCGTCGACGAACGCGCCGAGGCTCAGCCTTCCCCCAGGCCGAGCCCGGTCTCCTTGCCGTACGCCTCAAGGATCGCCGCGATGTCCTGCATCGTGACCTCGTGCCGCTCGAAGCGGGCGTACTGCTGCTCCCCCAGGAGGAGTTCGAGCAGCCCGTCCACGTCGTTGTCATCGAGGTCACGGAGCTTGCGCGCGGTCGCGCGGGTCAGTTCGGTCGGCAGCTCGAAGCTGTCGGAGTCGAGCTCGAAGGTCCACGCCCGGCCGAGCGCTTCGAGGCGCTGGGCGCGGGCGGCGTTGACGTTGAAGCCGGACACGGGTCTCTCCTTCGGCAAGGCGACGCCCGGCCGTGCTGGGGGCACGGGCCGGGCGTCGCTGGGATCCTATGCGGTCGCGCGCAAGCGCAACCGGCGATTTTGCGCAATCAATCAGGCGCGCTCAGTGGGGCACCTGACGAGCCGTCGGCTCAGGAGTACGACGTGGCCAGTTCCTTGATCCGGAAGCTCGCCAGCGGCGCGTTGTCGTCCTTGGCCAGCGCCGTGAACGTCACGCCCAGCTTCACCGCACCGGTGCGGGTCAGACCGATCTCCTCGGTCTCGGTGACCTGACCTCGCGGCACCACGAACCGGTACTTCGCCGCACCGTCGGTGAACTCGATGCCGAGCGCACGCTCGTCCGCCGCCGGGGAGTTGGCGAGGTCGTACGTGAACTCCTTCAGGTCGCCCTCGGC from the Streptomyces venezuelae genome contains:
- a CDS encoding efflux RND transporter permease subunit, producing MGDTEDKPLKERVADLEESVQSFTTKMEYGGAKADIVGATAAATGVSTEFTGFGTGVKLWSAELDLKAKWEEKKLKDALSNPEKLRLDLNNAASDITRIKSDLTSLGNRTGQRITDLSTELNRKIARKADLSDLRSTASRHDSQLEGLRSSQVNALNREARQARVSVQALDDEIARLNARF